One genomic region from Skermania piniformis encodes:
- a CDS encoding ribonuclease domain-containing protein, whose amino-acid sequence MTHSPRSATAVLVAALLALLTVLTGCGPTAPETSVPPGRASSQVPDAVPAQAGSTLREIDAGRWPADAAPGTKGGDGWANREGRLPRIGAAGTPIRYREWDVNPKRPGRSRDAERIVTGSDGSAWYTGDHYETFVRMR is encoded by the coding sequence GTGACCCACTCGCCGCGATCGGCTACTGCCGTGCTGGTCGCCGCGCTCCTCGCGCTCCTCACGGTGCTGACCGGATGCGGACCGACCGCCCCGGAGACCTCCGTTCCGCCCGGCCGCGCGTCGTCGCAGGTCCCCGACGCGGTGCCGGCACAGGCCGGCAGCACCCTGCGGGAGATCGACGCGGGGCGATGGCCGGCCGATGCGGCGCCGGGAACCAAGGGGGGCGATGGCTGGGCGAATCGGGAGGGCCGGCTGCCGCGGATCGGCGCGGCCGGGACGCCGATCCGTTACCGCGAGTGGGACGTGAACCCGAAGCGGCCGGGTCGATCCCGGGACGCGGAGCGCATTGTCACCGGTAGTGACGGGTCCGCCTGGTACACCGGAGACCACTACGAAACGTTCGTGAGGATGCGCTGA
- a CDS encoding bifunctional o-acetylhomoserine/o-acetylserine sulfhydrylase: MSDATLPENWSFETKQIHAGQAPDPTTNARALPIYQTTSYTFRDTDHAAALFGLAEPGNIYTRIMNPTQDAVEQRIAALEGGVAALLVASGQAAETYAILNLAQAGDHIVSSPHLYGGTYNLFHYSLPKLGIEVSFVDDPDDLDQWRAAIRPNTKAFFGETISNPKNDIFDTPGVSAVSHAAGIPLIVDNTVATPYLIQPLSQGADIVVHSATKYLGGHGSAIAGVIVDGGRFDWTVTDADGAARYPGFTEPDPSYHGVVYADLGAPAFALKARVQLLRDLGAAISPFNAFLIAQGLETLSLRMERHVRNAQAVAEFLTAQPGVTSVAYAGLPTSAWYERGRQLAPNGTGAVIAFELADGVDAGKKFVDALTLHSHVANIGDVRSLVIHPASTTHSQLTPEEQAAAGVTPGLVRLAVGIEGIDDILADLQSGFAAIAN, encoded by the coding sequence ATGAGCGATGCGACGCTGCCCGAGAACTGGTCGTTCGAGACCAAACAGATTCATGCCGGGCAGGCCCCGGATCCCACCACCAACGCCCGTGCGCTGCCGATCTACCAGACGACCTCGTACACCTTCCGCGATACCGATCACGCCGCGGCACTCTTCGGGCTGGCCGAACCGGGCAACATCTACACCCGGATCATGAACCCCACCCAGGACGCCGTCGAGCAGCGGATCGCCGCGCTCGAGGGGGGCGTCGCGGCACTGCTCGTGGCGTCCGGCCAGGCCGCCGAGACCTACGCGATCCTGAATCTCGCACAGGCCGGCGACCACATCGTGTCCAGCCCGCATCTCTACGGCGGCACCTACAACCTGTTCCATTATTCGCTGCCCAAACTGGGTATCGAGGTGAGCTTCGTCGACGACCCGGACGATCTGGACCAGTGGCGGGCCGCGATCCGGCCGAACACCAAGGCGTTCTTCGGCGAGACCATCTCCAATCCGAAGAACGACATATTCGACACACCCGGCGTATCCGCCGTATCGCATGCCGCCGGCATCCCACTGATCGTCGACAACACGGTCGCCACCCCGTATCTGATCCAGCCGTTGAGCCAGGGCGCCGACATCGTGGTGCATTCGGCGACGAAGTATCTGGGCGGGCACGGGTCGGCGATCGCCGGCGTGATCGTGGACGGCGGTCGCTTCGATTGGACGGTGACCGACGCCGACGGCGCCGCCCGGTACCCCGGCTTCACCGAGCCCGACCCCAGCTACCACGGCGTGGTCTACGCCGACCTCGGCGCGCCGGCGTTCGCACTGAAGGCCCGGGTGCAGCTACTCCGCGATCTCGGCGCCGCGATCTCACCGTTCAACGCATTCCTGATCGCACAAGGTCTGGAGACGCTCAGCCTGCGGATGGAGCGGCACGTCCGCAACGCCCAGGCGGTCGCCGAGTTCCTGACCGCGCAGCCGGGCGTCACCTCGGTCGCCTACGCCGGCCTGCCGACGTCGGCCTGGTACGAGCGCGGTAGGCAGCTGGCACCCAACGGCACCGGCGCGGTCATCGCGTTCGAGCTGGCGGACGGCGTGGACGCGGGCAAGAAGTTCGTCGATGCGCTCACCCTGCACAGCCATGTGGCCAACATCGGCGACGTGCGCTCGCTGGTAATCCATCCGGCATCCACCACCCACTCGCAGCTGACGCCCGAGGAGCAGGCCGCCGCCGGCGTGACGCCCGGCCTGGTTCGGCTGGCCGTCGGAATCGAAGGAATCGACGACATCCTGGCCGACCTGCAGTCCGGGTTCGCCGCGATCGCGAACTGA
- a CDS encoding DUF4349 domain-containing protein has translation MNGCRVLVPILAGLLAVAVLGTGCAGSERSSDAAGSAAVGEAMPAPALEPKTGFAGDVQRQQQPSDAIARKEVVTGSVTMAAADPIQVAGQIAERAQALGGRVDSRSEQRGTDGVDPSATLTLRIPADRTDELIAGLGDLGRVADVGIDRSDVTLQSDDLDARIRALQASVDRLRALIAQASNTADLIEAEKAVSDRQGELDSLTAQQRRLNDQVALSTLTVTITTDAQAPRPSGPSSFWGGLSAGWHSLVDWLGDVVVFTGRAVPWLVFFGLIGLGCGWLIRLLPRHRRKVPPDPAD, from the coding sequence ATGAATGGTTGCCGCGTGTTGGTGCCCATCCTGGCCGGGCTGCTGGCCGTGGCGGTTCTCGGCACCGGGTGCGCCGGCAGCGAACGGTCGTCCGATGCTGCGGGCAGCGCTGCCGTAGGTGAGGCGATGCCGGCGCCGGCGCTGGAACCGAAAACCGGGTTTGCCGGCGACGTCCAGCGCCAGCAGCAACCATCCGATGCGATAGCTCGGAAAGAAGTGGTGACCGGCTCGGTGACCATGGCGGCCGCCGATCCGATCCAGGTAGCCGGGCAGATTGCCGAGCGAGCCCAAGCGTTGGGCGGGCGGGTGGACAGCCGGAGCGAGCAGCGCGGTACGGACGGTGTCGATCCGAGTGCCACGCTGACCCTGCGGATACCGGCCGACCGGACCGACGAGTTGATCGCCGGCCTCGGCGACCTGGGCCGGGTCGCCGACGTCGGTATCGACCGATCCGATGTCACCCTGCAGTCCGATGATCTGGACGCCCGGATTCGAGCGCTCCAAGCCTCGGTCGACCGCCTCCGGGCGCTGATCGCGCAGGCGTCGAACACCGCCGACCTGATCGAAGCGGAGAAGGCGGTCTCCGATCGCCAAGGCGAATTGGACAGCCTCACCGCGCAGCAGCGTCGACTGAACGACCAGGTCGCATTGTCCACCCTGACCGTCACGATCACCACGGACGCGCAGGCGCCTCGGCCATCGGGGCCGAGCTCGTTCTGGGGCGGTTTGTCGGCGGGTTGGCATTCGCTGGTCGACTGGCTCGGCGACGTGGTGGTGTTCACCGGCCGAGCTGTGCCGTGGCTGGTCTTCTTCGGGCTGATCGGGCTCGGCTGCGGCTGGCTGATCAGGCTGTTGCCCCGGCACCGGCGGAAGGTGCCGCCCGACCCGGCGGACTGA
- a CDS encoding pentapeptide repeat-containing protein — MSTVDIEAILDEDYTDVQLRGEYWQKRTYVRCRFRAADMSGLRTESVTFVECDFTGTDLAGSHHHRTTFRRCQFTGTALWHSSLRDCSMVGSTFISCRLRPIELAGVDFSQASLGGADLRNTDLSGCRLRAANLVLADLRGATLSSVDLVGARTTGLRLEGADMRGAQVDTVFWASTGLSETRVAPAQTIDYARAHGLVVE, encoded by the coding sequence ATGTCGACTGTGGATATCGAGGCGATCCTCGACGAGGACTACACCGATGTTCAACTGAGGGGCGAGTACTGGCAGAAGCGCACCTACGTTCGGTGCCGGTTCCGCGCGGCCGACATGAGCGGCCTGCGCACCGAATCGGTGACCTTCGTCGAGTGCGACTTCACCGGCACCGACCTGGCCGGTTCGCATCATCACCGGACCACCTTCCGGCGGTGTCAGTTCACCGGTACCGCGCTGTGGCACAGTTCGCTCCGGGATTGTTCGATGGTCGGTTCGACGTTCATCAGTTGCCGCCTGCGGCCGATCGAGCTGGCCGGGGTGGACTTCTCCCAGGCCTCGCTCGGCGGGGCCGACCTGCGGAACACCGACCTGTCCGGCTGCCGGTTGCGAGCGGCCAATCTGGTCTTGGCCGATCTGCGCGGCGCGACGTTGAGCTCGGTGGACCTGGTCGGTGCGCGCACCACCGGACTCCGACTGGAAGGCGCCGACATGCGTGGTGCGCAGGTCGACACCGTTTTCTGGGCATCCACCGGACTGTCCGAGACCCGGGTCGCGCCGGCGCAGACGATCGACTACGCGCGGGCGCACGGGCTGGTCGTCGAGTAG
- the metX gene encoding homoserine O-acetyltransferase MetX, with protein sequence MSAPVAARRHPTSAAAYLPPPDGRLDLVQIGDVRLESGATIPDVHIATRRWGELSAARDNIVLVEHALTADSLVTGPGDPGRPAGWWDGLVGPGAPLDTDRWCIVATNVLGGCAGSTGPGSAAPDGRAWGSRFPGISIRDQVTAERTFADAIGVARFAAVVGGSMGGMRVLEWLVGDPDRVGAALVLATGARATADQIGTQTTQMAAITTDPDWQGGDYHETGRVPLHGLGLARRIAHLTYRTEFELDDRFGNAAQAGEDPWRGGRYAVQSYLDHQAAKLAARFDPATYVLLTDAMNRHDIGRGRGGVAAALADVRVPTIVAGIDSDRLYPLHTQAELAEGLPGCSGLAVITSRDGHDGFLTETTAVGKLLVETLDLARSAAD encoded by the coding sequence ATGTCGGCCCCGGTCGCCGCGCGGCGACACCCGACGTCGGCGGCGGCGTACCTGCCGCCGCCGGACGGCCGGCTCGACCTGGTCCAGATCGGTGACGTGCGGCTGGAGAGCGGCGCGACGATCCCCGACGTGCACATCGCCACCCGGCGCTGGGGTGAGCTGTCGGCGGCCCGGGACAACATCGTGCTCGTCGAACACGCGCTGACCGCCGACTCGCTCGTCACCGGGCCGGGTGACCCGGGCCGGCCGGCCGGTTGGTGGGACGGCCTGGTCGGGCCGGGAGCACCGCTGGACACCGACCGCTGGTGCATCGTGGCGACGAATGTGCTCGGCGGCTGCGCCGGTAGCACCGGGCCGGGTTCGGCCGCACCGGACGGCCGCGCCTGGGGCTCCCGCTTCCCGGGCATCTCGATCCGCGACCAGGTCACCGCCGAGCGGACGTTCGCCGACGCCATCGGGGTCGCCCGGTTCGCTGCCGTCGTCGGCGGGTCGATGGGTGGCATGCGCGTGCTGGAGTGGCTGGTCGGCGACCCGGACCGGGTCGGTGCGGCGCTCGTGCTGGCCACCGGCGCCCGCGCGACCGCCGATCAGATCGGCACCCAGACCACCCAGATGGCGGCGATCACCACCGATCCCGACTGGCAAGGTGGTGACTACCACGAGACCGGCCGGGTGCCACTGCACGGTCTGGGCCTGGCCCGCCGCATCGCTCATCTCACCTATCGAACCGAATTCGAGCTGGACGACCGCTTCGGCAACGCCGCGCAAGCCGGCGAAGACCCGTGGCGAGGTGGGCGGTACGCGGTACAGAGCTATCTCGATCATCAGGCGGCGAAGCTCGCCGCGCGATTCGACCCCGCCACCTACGTGCTGCTCACCGATGCGATGAACCGGCACGACATCGGCCGCGGTCGCGGCGGTGTAGCAGCCGCACTGGCCGACGTCCGAGTTCCGACGATCGTCGCGGGCATCGACTCCGACCGGCTCTATCCGCTACACACCCAGGCGGAGCTGGCCGAGGGACTGCCCGGGTGCTCGGGCCTGGCGGTCATCACCTCCCGCGACGGCCACGACGGCTTCCTCACCGAAACCACGGCGGTCGGCAAGCTCCTGGTGGAAACGCTGGATCTGGCCCGGTCGGCCGCCGACTGA
- a CDS encoding alpha/beta fold hydrolase — translation MTQPIRPTPALHLGSGEPLLLIQPFLLSPHVWTGVAERLADRFEVFAPALSGHWGGPPMPVRQASVADFADRIELMLDELGWDTCHIAGNSLGGWIGFELERRGRARTLTAIAPAGGWSRLSPAKFLVGMEFLSLLPLIGIGRLVPGWATRNRLLQRLVLPIAVHDSGAVSRSSAQAMLTAAIHCSAFLPVIGTNITSDGIADLAEVHTPTRLLLCEHDRIIPMRIYGRRFLDELPADADRIVMHGVGHVPMLEDPARIATLIAEHISGHARQLSAV, via the coding sequence ATGACGCAACCGATCCGGCCGACCCCGGCGCTCCATCTCGGCTCGGGCGAGCCCCTACTGCTGATCCAACCGTTCCTGCTGTCCCCGCACGTCTGGACCGGCGTCGCCGAACGCCTGGCCGATCGGTTCGAGGTATTCGCACCGGCCCTGAGCGGGCACTGGGGCGGTCCGCCGATGCCCGTGCGGCAGGCGAGTGTCGCCGACTTCGCCGATCGGATCGAGCTGATGCTCGACGAGCTGGGATGGGACACCTGCCACATCGCCGGAAACTCGCTGGGCGGCTGGATCGGCTTCGAGCTGGAACGCCGAGGCCGGGCCCGCACGCTGACCGCGATCGCCCCGGCCGGCGGCTGGTCCCGACTCAGCCCGGCGAAGTTTCTGGTCGGGATGGAATTCCTTTCCTTGCTCCCATTGATCGGTATCGGACGTCTGGTTCCCGGTTGGGCCACCCGCAACCGGCTACTGCAGCGATTGGTCCTGCCCATCGCGGTGCACGACAGCGGCGCGGTGTCGCGAAGCAGTGCGCAGGCGATGCTCACCGCGGCGATCCATTGCTCGGCGTTTCTGCCGGTGATCGGCACCAACATCACCTCCGACGGGATAGCGGATCTGGCCGAGGTGCACACGCCGACCCGACTGCTGCTCTGCGAGCACGACCGGATCATCCCGATGCGGATCTACGGCCGGCGCTTCCTCGACGAACTACCCGCCGACGCCGACCGAATCGTCATGCACGGCGTGGGGCACGTGCCGATGCTGGAGGATCCAGCCCGGATAGCGACCCTGATCGCCGAACACATCAGTGGTCACGCACGGCAGCTCAGCGCGGTCTGA
- a CDS encoding bifunctional methylenetetrahydrofolate dehydrogenase/methenyltetrahydrofolate cyclohydrolase, whose product MGGVPTGSATLLDGKTTRDEIFTDLTARVAALRARGIAVGLGTVLVGADPGSATYVRLKHSDCAKVGIASIRRDLPAETTQVELHAVIDELNADPACTGYLVQLPLPKQLDESAALERIDPVKDADGLHPRNLGRLVIGEDAPLPCTPRGVIHLLRRYHIPLDGAHVVIVGRGITVGRPLGLMLTRRSENATVTLCHTGTRDLADEVRRADIVVAAAGAPGLITADMIKPGAAVVDVGAARGPDGRVGDVAADVADVAGYLSPNPGGVGPLTRAFLLTNVVEWAEKQAAR is encoded by the coding sequence GTGGGCGGTGTCCCGACCGGGTCGGCGACGCTGCTGGACGGGAAGACCACCCGAGACGAGATCTTCACCGATCTCACCGCGCGGGTGGCCGCGCTGCGAGCCCGCGGGATCGCCGTCGGTCTGGGTACGGTGCTGGTCGGCGCCGACCCCGGCTCGGCCACCTACGTCCGACTCAAGCATTCCGACTGCGCCAAAGTCGGGATCGCCTCGATCCGCCGGGATCTGCCCGCCGAGACCACCCAGGTGGAGTTGCATGCGGTAATCGACGAGCTGAACGCCGATCCGGCGTGTACCGGCTACCTGGTGCAGCTGCCGCTACCGAAGCAGCTGGACGAAAGTGCCGCCCTGGAGCGGATCGATCCGGTCAAGGACGCCGACGGTCTACACCCGCGGAATCTGGGCCGACTGGTGATCGGCGAGGACGCGCCGTTGCCGTGCACCCCGCGCGGTGTCATCCACTTGTTGCGCCGCTACCACATTCCGCTCGACGGTGCCCACGTGGTGATCGTCGGCCGCGGTATCACGGTCGGTCGGCCGCTCGGGCTGATGCTCACCCGGCGCTCGGAGAACGCGACGGTCACGCTGTGTCACACCGGGACCCGGGACCTGGCCGACGAGGTGCGGCGCGCCGACATCGTGGTCGCCGCGGCCGGCGCCCCCGGCCTGATCACCGCGGACATGATCAAACCGGGGGCGGCGGTGGTGGACGTCGGCGCGGCCCGCGGTCCGGATGGCCGGGTCGGCGACGTGGCTGCCGATGTCGCCGACGTGGCGGGTTATCTTTCGCCGAACCCGGGCGGGGTCGGCCCGCTGACCCGGGCGTTTCTCCTCACCAATGTGGTCGAGTGGGCCGAGAAACAAGCCGCGAGGTGA
- a CDS encoding DUF3017 domain-containing protein: MTARSPAGPRRLAQVIRTHLPVAIVGVIYIVAVLLVMSDRWRRGALVFGAGTMLAGVARFTVAEGRLGWFAVRGRRFDAAALVVVGAIIVWLAAYIDPLGTG; the protein is encoded by the coding sequence GTGACCGCACGGTCGCCCGCCGGTCCGCGGCGGCTGGCCCAGGTGATCCGCACGCATCTACCGGTGGCGATCGTCGGGGTGATCTATATCGTGGCGGTGCTGCTGGTGATGTCGGATCGCTGGCGCCGCGGGGCGCTCGTCTTCGGCGCCGGCACGATGCTGGCCGGGGTGGCCCGCTTCACCGTGGCCGAAGGTCGGCTGGGCTGGTTCGCCGTGCGTGGCCGCCGATTCGACGCTGCGGCACTGGTCGTTGTCGGCGCGATCATCGTCTGGCTGGCCGCCTACATCGACCCGTTGGGCACCGGCTGA
- a CDS encoding TetR/AcrR family transcriptional regulator yields the protein MTTAATPVGLRERKKRQTRTRIIEVALDLCQAQGFERTTVEQIAEAADVSARTVNRYFETKDDIILGPVEDVLRVTTELLRAQPVTGDELRALCDAYLGLLDRIAAAGEPIAFDRFRQMHRILRDTPAVAARSREFGERKAHAMATVVADRLGAEPTELRVRLTIATWQAIMHVALDEWDNCGSGAACVAHCRRSVVETFDAYRHLAATARSE from the coding sequence ATGACCACGGCAGCGACGCCGGTCGGTCTGCGCGAACGCAAGAAGCGGCAGACCCGCACCCGGATCATCGAAGTGGCGCTCGACCTCTGTCAGGCTCAGGGTTTCGAGCGGACCACGGTCGAGCAGATCGCCGAGGCGGCGGACGTGTCCGCGCGCACCGTCAACCGGTATTTCGAGACGAAAGACGACATCATCCTCGGCCCGGTCGAGGACGTGTTGCGTGTGACGACCGAGCTGCTTCGCGCGCAGCCGGTGACCGGCGACGAGTTGCGCGCGCTGTGCGATGCCTACCTCGGCCTGCTGGACCGGATCGCGGCCGCCGGCGAACCGATCGCCTTCGATCGCTTCCGACAGATGCACCGGATACTCCGAGACACCCCCGCAGTCGCCGCCCGCAGCCGCGAGTTCGGGGAGCGGAAGGCACACGCGATGGCCACGGTCGTCGCCGACCGGCTCGGCGCCGAGCCGACCGAGCTCCGGGTCCGGCTCACCATCGCGACCTGGCAGGCGATCATGCACGTGGCGCTGGACGAGTGGGACAACTGCGGTTCGGGTGCAGCCTGCGTGGCGCACTGTCGGCGGAGCGTGGTCGAGACGTTCGACGCGTATCGCCACCTGGCGGCGACGGCCCGGTCGGAGTGA
- a CDS encoding tRNA (cytidine(34)-2'-O)-methyltransferase, with the protein MYRIVFYSPQIPPNTGNAIRLTAATGCELHLVEPLGFDLSEPKLRRAGLDYHDLASVTVHPDLPAAWAALAPERVYAFTAHATMRYTDVAYRADDVLLFGPEPTGLPAEVLADPLVTAQLRIPMLPGRRSLNLSNAAAIAAYEAWRQLDFGGGS; encoded by the coding sequence ATGTACCGGATTGTGTTCTACTCTCCACAAATCCCGCCCAACACCGGTAATGCGATCAGATTGACCGCAGCAACCGGTTGTGAGTTGCACCTCGTCGAGCCGCTCGGATTCGACCTCTCCGAACCGAAGCTGCGCCGCGCGGGCCTCGATTACCACGACCTGGCCTCGGTCACCGTGCACCCGGACCTCCCGGCGGCCTGGGCCGCGCTGGCGCCGGAGCGGGTATATGCGTTTACCGCACATGCCACCATGCGGTACACCGACGTCGCCTACCGAGCCGACGACGTGTTGCTGTTCGGTCCGGAACCGACCGGGCTGCCCGCCGAGGTGCTGGCCGACCCGCTGGTGACCGCGCAGCTGCGGATTCCGATGTTGCCCGGACGGCGCTCGTTGAACCTGTCCAATGCTGCGGCGATCGCCGCCTACGAGGCGTGGCGACAGCTCGACTTCGGCGGTGGCAGCTGA
- a CDS encoding NADP-dependent isocitrate dehydrogenase → MSKIKVVGTVVELDGDEMTRIIWQFIKDKLIHPYLDVDLDYYDLGIEHRDATDDQVTIDAANAIKRHGVGVKCATITPDEARVEEFGLKKMWRSPNGTIRNILGGTIFRAPIIISNVPRLVPGWTKPIIIGRHAFGDQYRATDFKVFEAGTVTITFTPADGGEPVEHQVVQMPADGGVVLGMYNFKDSIVDFARASFNYGLQRNYPVYLSTKNTILKAYDGMFKDTFQEVFDAEFKPEFDAAGLTYEHRLIDDMVASSMKWEGGYVWACKNYDGDVQSDTVAQGFGSLGLMTSVLLTPDGKICEAEAAHGTVTRHYRQYQQGKPTSTNPIASIFAWTRGLEHRGKLDGTPDVIGFAHRLEEVVIGTVEGGEMTKDLALLVGGDQSYLTTEEFLGALDRNLRKALAEN, encoded by the coding sequence ATGTCCAAGATCAAGGTAGTGGGCACGGTCGTCGAACTCGACGGCGACGAGATGACCCGGATCATCTGGCAGTTCATCAAGGACAAGCTGATCCATCCGTATCTGGATGTGGATCTCGACTATTACGACCTCGGCATCGAGCACCGCGATGCGACCGACGACCAGGTGACCATCGACGCGGCGAACGCGATCAAGCGGCACGGGGTCGGGGTCAAGTGCGCCACGATCACGCCGGACGAGGCGCGGGTCGAGGAGTTCGGGCTGAAGAAGATGTGGCGCTCGCCGAACGGCACCATTCGGAACATTCTCGGCGGCACGATCTTCCGGGCGCCGATCATCATCTCCAACGTGCCCCGGTTGGTGCCCGGCTGGACCAAGCCGATCATCATCGGCCGGCACGCCTTCGGCGATCAGTACCGGGCCACCGACTTCAAGGTGTTCGAGGCGGGCACGGTGACGATCACCTTCACGCCCGCCGACGGCGGCGAGCCGGTCGAGCATCAGGTGGTGCAGATGCCGGCCGACGGCGGGGTGGTGCTGGGCATGTACAACTTCAAGGACTCGATCGTCGACTTCGCCCGCGCCTCGTTCAACTACGGTTTGCAGCGCAACTATCCGGTGTACCTGTCGACCAAGAACACCATCCTCAAAGCGTACGACGGGATGTTCAAAGACACCTTCCAAGAGGTGTTCGACGCCGAGTTCAAGCCCGAGTTCGATGCGGCCGGTCTCACCTACGAGCACCGGCTCATCGACGACATGGTCGCCTCCTCGATGAAGTGGGAGGGCGGTTACGTCTGGGCCTGCAAGAATTACGACGGCGACGTGCAGTCCGACACGGTGGCGCAGGGGTTCGGTTCGCTCGGCCTGATGACCTCGGTGCTGCTCACCCCGGACGGCAAGATCTGCGAGGCCGAGGCGGCGCACGGCACCGTCACCCGGCACTATCGGCAGTACCAGCAAGGCAAACCGACCTCGACCAACCCGATCGCGTCGATCTTCGCCTGGACCCGTGGCCTGGAGCATCGCGGCAAGCTGGACGGGACGCCGGACGTGATCGGCTTCGCACATCGGCTGGAAGAGGTGGTCATCGGCACCGTCGAGGGCGGTGAGATGACCAAGGATCTCGCGCTCCTGGTCGGCGGCGACCAAAGTTACCTCACCACCGAGGAATTCCTCGGTGCGCTGGACCGTAACCTACGTAAGGCGCTGGCGGAGAACTGA
- a CDS encoding MFS transporter, protein MSNTDAAAPTTVAAAAPDSGRWWGLVVIALAQLMVVLDATIVTISLPFAQADLGISDSNRQWALTAYTLIFGGLLLLGGRLADYLGRRLMFLIGLAGFAAASALAGLAQNGAELFAGRGLQGAFAALLAPAALSLLTVTFTEPKERARAFGVFAGISAGGAALGLIVGGALTEYASWRWCLLVNTPVAILAAIGALSVIKKDVPVARTGGYDVAGAVTATLGLVSVVYGFTRAAEAGWSAVSTVTLFAAGVVLLGAFVGIERRARNPLLPLRIPGEINRGGSYLAALLLPIAMFAMFLFLSYYFQVTLGYTPLHAGVAFLPFPAGIMVSAAIASQLLPRVGPRPLMLTGTALGTIGLLYLAQLSLGDSYVSGVLPAQLLVALGMGQVFVAMQTTALHDVDARDAGVASALLNAAQQVGGSIGTALLTTVAVQVSDRYVAAHAGADQLIARASIHSYDVAFYWGAGFFALAFVVVAVMITGRPDDLERGPAEESPVEPELQPAAG, encoded by the coding sequence TTGAGCAACACAGACGCCGCGGCGCCGACTACGGTCGCCGCTGCGGCTCCCGACTCGGGACGGTGGTGGGGCCTGGTCGTGATTGCCCTCGCCCAGCTCATGGTGGTGCTGGACGCCACGATCGTCACCATCTCGTTGCCGTTCGCCCAGGCCGATCTGGGCATCAGCGACAGCAACCGGCAGTGGGCGCTCACCGCCTACACATTGATCTTCGGTGGCCTGCTGTTGCTCGGCGGCCGGCTTGCCGACTACCTCGGCCGACGGCTGATGTTCCTCATCGGTCTCGCCGGATTCGCCGCTGCGTCGGCGCTGGCCGGGCTCGCCCAGAACGGCGCCGAACTCTTCGCCGGTCGCGGGCTGCAGGGCGCTTTCGCGGCCTTGCTCGCGCCGGCCGCGCTGTCCCTGCTGACGGTCACCTTCACCGAGCCCAAGGAACGCGCGCGTGCCTTCGGCGTCTTCGCCGGCATCTCGGCCGGTGGCGCGGCGCTGGGTCTGATCGTGGGCGGCGCCTTGACCGAGTACGCCTCGTGGCGGTGGTGCTTGTTGGTCAACACTCCGGTCGCGATCCTCGCGGCGATCGGTGCGCTGAGTGTGATCAAGAAGGACGTCCCGGTAGCGCGCACCGGTGGCTACGACGTGGCCGGTGCAGTCACCGCCACGCTCGGCCTGGTCAGCGTCGTGTACGGGTTCACCCGGGCGGCGGAAGCCGGCTGGTCGGCGGTGAGCACCGTCACCCTGTTCGCCGCCGGGGTGGTGTTGCTCGGCGCGTTCGTCGGGATCGAACGCCGGGCGCGCAATCCGCTACTTCCGCTGCGCATCCCCGGCGAAATCAACCGGGGTGGCTCGTATCTGGCCGCGCTGCTGTTGCCGATCGCGATGTTCGCGATGTTCCTGTTCCTCAGCTACTACTTCCAGGTGACGCTCGGCTACACGCCGTTGCACGCCGGGGTCGCCTTCCTGCCGTTCCCGGCGGGAATCATGGTGTCCGCGGCGATCGCCAGCCAGTTGCTGCCGCGGGTCGGGCCGCGGCCGCTGATGCTGACCGGTACGGCGCTGGGCACGATCGGGTTGCTCTACCTGGCGCAGTTGAGCCTGGGTGACAGCTATGTGAGTGGGGTGCTGCCGGCGCAGCTTCTGGTCGCGTTGGGGATGGGCCAGGTGTTCGTCGCCATGCAGACGACCGCGCTGCACGATGTCGATGCGCGGGACGCGGGGGTGGCGAGTGCGCTGCTCAACGCGGCGCAGCAGGTCGGCGGTTCGATCGGCACCGCGTTGCTGACCACGGTTGCGGTGCAGGTGTCCGACCGGTACGTCGCCGCGCACGCCGGCGCCGACCAGCTGATCGCGCGGGCCTCGATCCACAGCTACGACGTCGCGTTCTATTGGGGTGCCGGCTTCTTCGCTCTCGCGTTCGTCGTCGTCGCCGTGATGATCACGGGCCGTCCGGACGACCTCGAGCGTGGCCCGGCCGAGGAGTCCCCGGTCGAGCCGGAGTTGCAACCGGCCGCCGGCTGA